The region TAGGTCCGCCAACGAAGATGTTGAATGTGACGGCCTCTTCGCGAGCAAGCCCGCTCCCACAGTGATTGGATTTCAGAGCACATACCGGATTTAGCTTCAAAGGAAGGTGCAAGCATGACCACAACAAGACTGACCATGGCCCAGGCCCTGGTGAAATTCCTCGATAACCAGTACATCGAGGTCGATGGGGTTCAGAGCAAATTCGTCGCCGGGATCTTTACCATTTTCGGCCACGGCAACGTGCTCGGTCTGGGCCAGGCCCTGGAGCAGGACAGCGGCGACTTGATTGTCCATCAGGGTCGCAACGAGCAAGGCATGGCCCATGCGGCTATCGGTTTCGCCAAGCAACACCTGCGCCGCAAGATCTACGCTTGCTCTTCATCGGTCGGCCCCGGCGCGGCGAACATGTTGACCGCTGCCGCCACCGCCACTGCGAACCGCATTCCGTTGTTGCTGCTGCCTGGCGATGTCTACGCCTGTCGCCAACCAGATCCGGTGCTGCAACAGATCGAACAGTTCCACGACCTGAGCATCAGCACCAACGATGCCTTCAAAGCCGTGAGCAAATACTGGGACCGCATCAACCGTCCCGAGCAATTGATGACCGCGGCGATCCACGCCATGCGCGTGCTCACTGACCCCGCGGAAACCGGCGCCGTGACCCTGGCCTTGCCGCAAGACGTGCAAGCCGAGGCCTACGATTACCCGGATTACTTCCTGCAAAAACGCGTGCACCGCATCGAGCGGCGTCCGGCCACCGAAGCCATGCTGGGTGATGCGCTGGCGCTGTTCAAAGGCAAGCGCAAGCCGCTGATCATTTGCGGTGGCGGCGTTCGTTATTCCGGGGCCAATGCCGCGTTGCAGGCGTTTGCCGAGCGCTTCGATATTCCTTTCGCTGAAACCCAGGCCGGCAAGAGCGCGGTGGTGTCGAGCCATCCGCTGAACGTCGGCGGCATCGGCGAAACCGGTTGTCTGGCGGCGAATCTGCTGGCCAAGGACGCTGATCTGATCATCGGAATCGGCACCCGTTACAGCGACTTCACCACCGCGTCGAAGTCGTTGTTCCAGCATCCGGACGTGCAATTCCTCAACCTCAATATCAGCCCGTGCGATGCCCTGAAACTCGACGGCGTGCAGTTGTTGGCCGACGCCAAAACCGGTTTACAGGCACTGGCGGTCGCATTGGGCGATTACCGTTCGAGTTGGGGCGATCAACCCCGTCAGGCCAAGGCGCAACTGGACGAAGAAGTCGACCGCATCTACCAAGTCGAATACCAGGCCAAGGATTTCATCCCGGAAATCAACGACCACATGGACCCGGCGGTCCTGCGGGAATTTATCGAACTGACCGGCTCCTGCCTGACCCAAAGCCGCGTGCTCGGCGTGCTCAACGAAACCCTGGCCGACGACGCGGTGATCGTCGCCGCTGCCGGCAGCCTGCCCGGTGACTTGCAGCGCAGCTGGCGCAGCAAGGGCGTGAACACCTACCACGTCGAGTACGGCTATTCCTGCATGGGTTACGAGGTCAACGCCGCACTCGGCGTAAAACTCGCCGAGCCGGAGCGCGAGGTCTATGCGCTGGTCGGTGACGGCTCTTACATGATGCTGCACTCGGAGCTGGCGACCTCGATTCAGGAGCGGCGCAAGATCAACGTGGTGCTGCTGGACAACATGACCTTCGGCTGCATCAACAACCTGCAAATGGAACACGGCATGGACAGCTTCGGCACTGAGTTCCGTTTCCGTAATCCGGAGACCGGCAAGCTCGATGGCGGCTTCGTCCCGGTGGATTTCGCCATGAGCGCAGCGGCTTATGGCTGCAAGACTTACAAGGTGAACACCGTTGAAGAGTTGCAAGCGGCGCTGGCGGATGCGCGGTTGCAGACGGTTTCGACCCTGATCGATATCAAGGTTCTGCCCAAGACGATGATTCACAAATACCTGTCGTGGTGGCGGGTCGGTGTGGCGCAAGTCTCCACCAGCGCCCGTACCGATACGGTGGCCAAGACCCTGAACGAACGACTGGCCAAGGCCCGTCAGTACTGATTGCCCTGAACGAACAACTACAACTCCAGGAGTCTCTACATGTCTTTAAAGATTGGCGTCATCGGCACCGGGGCCATCGGCCAGGACCATATCCGTCGTTGCAGCCAGACCTTGCTCAATAGCCAGGTCGTTGCCGTCACCGACATCAATTTGCAGCAAGCGGCGAAAGTCGTGTCCGACCTGAAACTGACCGCCGAGGTTTATCCCGACGGTCATGCGCTGATCAAGGCCCCGGAAGTCGAGGCAATCCTTGTTACCTCCTGGGGCCCGAGCCACGAAGAATTCGTATTGGCTGCGATTGCCGCCGGCAAACCGGTGTTCTGCGAGAAACCCCTGGCCGTTACCGCTGAAGGCTGCCGCAAGATCGTCGAGGCCGAAGTGGCCCACGGCAAGCGCCTGGTGCAGGTCGGTTTCATGCGTCCGTACGATGAAGGTTATCGCGCCCTCAAAGCGGTGCTCGACAGCGGCCAGATCGGCGAACCGCTGATGCTGCACTGCGCACACCGTAACCCGACCGTGGGCGAGAACTACAAGACCGACATGGCAATCACCGACACGCTGATCCATGAACTGGATGTGCTGCGCTGGTTGCTCGATGACGATTACGTCTCGGTGCAAGTAGTG is a window of Pseudomonas sp. 10S4 DNA encoding:
- the iolD gene encoding 3D-(3,5/4)-trihydroxycyclohexane-1,2-dione acylhydrolase (decyclizing); protein product: MTTTRLTMAQALVKFLDNQYIEVDGVQSKFVAGIFTIFGHGNVLGLGQALEQDSGDLIVHQGRNEQGMAHAAIGFAKQHLRRKIYACSSSVGPGAANMLTAAATATANRIPLLLLPGDVYACRQPDPVLQQIEQFHDLSISTNDAFKAVSKYWDRINRPEQLMTAAIHAMRVLTDPAETGAVTLALPQDVQAEAYDYPDYFLQKRVHRIERRPATEAMLGDALALFKGKRKPLIICGGGVRYSGANAALQAFAERFDIPFAETQAGKSAVVSSHPLNVGGIGETGCLAANLLAKDADLIIGIGTRYSDFTTASKSLFQHPDVQFLNLNISPCDALKLDGVQLLADAKTGLQALAVALGDYRSSWGDQPRQAKAQLDEEVDRIYQVEYQAKDFIPEINDHMDPAVLREFIELTGSCLTQSRVLGVLNETLADDAVIVAAAGSLPGDLQRSWRSKGVNTYHVEYGYSCMGYEVNAALGVKLAEPEREVYALVGDGSYMMLHSELATSIQERRKINVVLLDNMTFGCINNLQMEHGMDSFGTEFRFRNPETGKLDGGFVPVDFAMSAAAYGCKTYKVNTVEELQAALADARLQTVSTLIDIKVLPKTMIHKYLSWWRVGVAQVSTSARTDTVAKTLNERLAKARQY
- a CDS encoding Gfo/Idh/MocA family protein, giving the protein MSLKIGVIGTGAIGQDHIRRCSQTLLNSQVVAVTDINLQQAAKVVSDLKLTAEVYPDGHALIKAPEVEAILVTSWGPSHEEFVLAAIAAGKPVFCEKPLAVTAEGCRKIVEAEVAHGKRLVQVGFMRPYDEGYRALKAVLDSGQIGEPLMLHCAHRNPTVGENYKTDMAITDTLIHELDVLRWLLDDDYVSVQVVFPRKTSKALAHLKDPQIVLLETAKGTRIDVEVFVNCQYGYDIQCEVVGETGIAKLPEPQQVQLRSGAKLSNAILMDWKDRFIAAYDVELQAFIDGVRAGQVGGPSAWDGFAAAVAADACIEAQNSGQIVKVGLPERPHFYG